AAAGTAGGACTGTTTTCGAAGGATGGGAAGTTAAATGGATCAAAGGCTCTCCACCCCCAAAACTATAAGCAATATGATTGGTTCCCTTATAATGATGGTAAATGGAAATTGAAAGAATATTGTATTCGGACATATTTCAGCACAGAAATCTATATGCGATGAAATGTTATATGTAAAGCAATCGTTGTCACAACATCACAACATCAAAGCCTGAAGAATAACTTCAAATGCGTTGAACTTTATTCGACATTTACTAGTTGAACCATGATGTTATGACACTACAGGAAAATGTCACATGGTAACCGTAACTCATATAGTAATGTTATATTTCAAAAGAAGTGTGCTAACGATTATTTTATGTCCCTTGTATTTTAAACATACAATATGCACAGATCAGGTCAGTATGGCACATAGTCAATTCATAATATCATTTCTGTATTAAATTGAATGGTATCTACACAATGTATGATTACAATCAGTAGGACTCCTCAGTCATGGACAAAACCCACATACATTGATTTCGTAAGTCTGAAACAGCGATCTTAGGTGGCCATGTATCTTTACTTACAGAAATATTGTCTGGTTTTGCCTTTTCATCAATATCGATACACGTGTAACATTTGAGATCTGATGAAAATTTAACAATTCTGCCACTAACGTAATCGCAGACGTAAACATTGTCCCTCCGGTCTACGTCTATCCCTGTGGGGCCATTCATTTGACCTTTGCCAGCACTATTGAATGGAAACTGAAAGTTGAAATCGCTATCGTATACTTTAATATACGTATTGGCTTTGTCAGATACTTTATTCTTGCTATTTTACCGCTACATAAACACACTCATTGTTGTTGAAACGTAATACTTCCTTGGCTGTATATCCTGAGTGTGATTTACAATCTCTATCAAAGCTATATTTATTCAACTTATCAGAATTATTGTAAGTATTTTTCTTCATGCAtgtggaaaatacttgtgacttaAGACTTTTCACTACTTGtatagcgactcatagtgacatagtccccttaggtcactcgtattgtCCTTGGCTGaactaagaaaaatattggggattaATATCTAATTGTTCCATATGAACCATAGTCTATTATCAAGTcgttttgtttgattttaaaatgacaataatcaTAACATAACTGTATAATGAAGTCCATGCAATTATGATAGCAACTGTAAACCTGATTTAAAAATTGAGGAAATGCAcattccatatatatatatatatatatatatatatatatatatatatatatatatatatatatatatatatatatatatatatatatatatatatatatatatatatataggtagtactggaactctttcttggttgtaactcggagtttcacgcatagtgcgatcatcagacaattcactgatgatcgcactatgcgtgaaactccgagttacaaccaagaaagagttccagtactaccaaaactattacgctctgccactgcggtatagagcactgtcttagcagattgatactcaccaagttatatatatatatatatatatatatatatatatatatatatatatatatatatatatatatatatatatatatatatatatatatatatattggtaaaGATGTTTTTCGAACATCAACGAATGAAGCTTTAACTTGTACTCTTGTTTTGAATAAGTTGAATTTTACTTTAGCTGAGAAGTTGGACTATGATGTTATCAAAATTCAGGGAAAAGAACAAAACCAATTACTGTTTAAATTGTCATATTGTGAAGGTACCTCTGAAGTAACGTCATGTGAAATGGTTTCTCTCACAAGGAGTTTGTTGACAATCATTATTAAAACTCTTTCCTTTCGGTTTTAAAGACTTAAAAGTCACGGATCAGTATGACTTATCAATGTACACAAGAATCCTGCATTGAACTGAATGGTATCAATACTTTGCACGTTTACAATCAGTAGGACTCCTCAGATTGGGACAACACCCAGATACACTTATTTTCACTGTCTGAAATAGCGAGTTTAGGTGGCCATGTATCTTTACTTACAGAAATGTTCTCTGGGATAGCTTCATCATCTATATCTATACAAGTATAATAGTTTAGATCTGATGAAAATTTTACAATTCTGGCATTATTGTAATCACAGACGTAAACATTGTCCCTCCGGTCTACGTCTAGCCCTGTGGGGCCATTCATTTGACCTTTGCCAGCACTATTGAATGAAAACTGAAAGTTCAAGTCGCTATTATACACATTAATACACGAGTTAACATGGTCAGACACGAGAACTTGATTCTTGCTATTTACCGCAACATAAACACACTCGTTGTTTTTGAAACATAATACTTTGTTGACTTTGTATCCTGAGCTTAGTTTAAAATCGCAATCAAGACTAtatttaatcaacttatcagaATAATCGTAAGTTGTTACATAAACTGAATCGAACGTGACGTATATACCGGACGGTATTATACTTTGATGTTCCACTATCAATCTGACTCTTTTACTATTTACATCATAAATGATAATTTGGTTGTTGGTCTTATCAGTGATAAAGTACCTGTTATCATTCGATACTGATACATTTAAAGGGCAAAAGGGGTTGGCAAAACGATTGTCAAATCTTATCTTAGAAATACATTCATAAGTTGAGTTTAGGACAATCAGTTGATTAGTTACGGTATCTGCAACGACCAGGTGACCGGTACTTGTCCAAGTGACACCGTGAGGAAAGGAAAATTGTGCGTCCCCTCGTCCAGTTTCTTTTTCCACCAACCATTTTAAAGATAATCCTAATCCTACAGGAAGATTGAAAATACAACTTGATCAGACATATAAATGTGGAGAATTATAAAACAGCACAATTAGAAAAGacagattattattattgaatgttAAGAACTGCTTACTGCTACTGCATACAGTTGAAATCCCATAGCTTTATCACAAGGAGCATAATCGATATGAATATTACATTAGGTATGAAATAGTATATGCCCAAATTTAGTTATAAagcaataaaatgtattttgtactaTCAAAAGGTTGATTTATTTACCGATACAGATATTTGCACAACTAATACTGCAATTGCATATAAAGATAACCTGAGCCAACCATATACCGCATTGATTCATGGAAGTGTAAGCGATTAAGAAAGTTACTAGTTTTACCTTCTTTCCTGACTGTCACTTCCCCAGAAGTTGGTATATCCAGAGGTTGCTTATTGTCCGGTAAATCGGTAGGTTCAGTCTTGACAGtatgttgttgtgttttcaGTTGGTTTTGTAAATGCCCAATCTTCTTCTCTTTTGTCTTTAATTGTATCTTTAGTGAATTAATTTGCTGATTTTGGTTTGTTTCAATTGTAGCTTTATCACAGATCTGTTTAATGTATTTACTAATCTGTTTCTTTTGTTGTAGAACCAGCTGTTTATGTGTGGATAGTGAAGAAATTGCTACCTGTAGTGGTCCGTGCGAACACATCTGTCCTACACCAAACCAGTTCAAATATATTGTGCTGAGGTCAGTGTTTTTCCTTGACAATGGTAAACTTCTACAGAGTAACGAATTGTTCCTTGTATTGATAAATCTTTTACAGTGAATCTTTCTGCCGTGAACTTTGATATTGCGCATTAACCCTGGAGAAGAGAGACAATTAATGTTAGATATAAAACACGTTTGTGCTATGAATGacaatttcatgaaatgtttagGCAATTGCAGGATATGCGTTGCACTTATGCAAGAATTATGATGATCCTTTCGGGGATGTATATAGTTCAGATTATGTTATCTAACGTCGAATAACTTTGATATCAATTTGCTGAAAGttgaaaatatatgtttattatGAATGTACACGTACGTCCTCTACAGTTTTACAATTATAATTTCAGTTAATCTACAGTCAATCTTAGTGCCTTGCCCTTCATTGATGAGTTGGTGACCTTTGATTTTTTGCAGTCATTGTTAAACTACACGACAACTAGTACAGATACCCAAGTAAATAAAGCAATTAAGTTTACTTCAAAGACTTAGTATAGGTCAATCACCTGACGGTTTGAGATTGCCACTACACATTCTCACATGTCTCAATAAGGGGTTTATTACTAGAATATATTAAATGGACGcctatatatgtacatatatatgggCAATTGTTTAATTAGGAGATGTAAACTCTTGTCTACAAATTGTTTCCAAACATATTGAGAtgaattatatgcaaataatacaCTTATGATAGGTTTATGTTTAGCTCATTCGTAACATAACAGTGTCGTCTTCTGTGTCCATTATTACAATTAAAACTAAGGAAagctgaaacaaaatgttgtctAGCTCAACAAAAGTCTTACTAACAGAACTAATCTACATTATATCGTCTTGTTTGACAAATAtcactgttggtaagatatttgttgaaaCAGACAAAGTTTGGTTTCAGGTTTTGTGACTTTAGATGGACTTTTAGATAGACTGGCATTAATGTGATTATTGGTCTGACCAATGCAACGACAACGAACTGTAGAGTCAGTCAAATGTTCAAATAAGAATTATTTATACCTGAAATGTTCAATTTCACATCACCAACTTTGAAAAGAACGTATCGTTGGATACCAAATAAAAATAGTACTTCCTGTCTTGCCCTCAGGATTTTCTTTAACTGTTCAGTCACTTCTACAGAGAGTTCCAAAATATCACAACTATGAGTTCTGTGTCTTTTACGTAGCTTGGCATTCAGGAGCTGCAGCAGTTTCCTTTTATGTGATGGTCTAAACCTTTTGTTAGTATCCACTTCAAGTAACAGAATGACATTTCCtgcaaaaaaaagagaaacagATCAATGAATCAAAAGTGATTGTCACTCAACAACTGTACAAACTAATTTCCGGAGTACACCAGGTTACAGCTCACCAGCCTTGTGGGGTCTATTATATCGACTTTCGTTGTTTTTAAATAATTGTGTTAAAATGTTTCTTTGGTCAATAAACATTGACACtttttatgttttttctttgtGAGAGACAAAAATCAAAAGCATACTCTTACAATGCGGTTACAATCACAAGTCAGTCAATGATTACATGGGATGAATGAGACAGATGTACGAGGCAGTAAATGGTAGccaattgtaaataatttaccaGTTCACAGTGTTTACACtgaatatgtacagtaaataaGCAAGAGGTGTAATGATAAACCAGCATCGTTTAAAATGAACATGGAAGATCCTTGGTGGTACTAGGATAATACAAATTCCTTTGTTCACAAGATATTTCAAAGaaagtatatacaatgtaattttgaaattatacacTACCTGTTTTAATTGAAGGTTGCAatgttaccataacaacaataacaaacattagGTTCATCACATACATTGGGTCTATCAGGTATATAAACAAAGGCCACAATTCAAATCGATATTGATGGGCCGGAGAACCTAGAGCAAGttagagagagaaaaagaaatctatgatttttttatgaaatgctGATAGCTTTAAACAAAGTTAATGGTGATTTGTCAACATTTACCACAGAAGTTGTATAAGCCTTCATACAAAACATAGAGAAGAAAGACAAGAATATAATGACATACTTACATTCATCGGTAAAATCAGACTCCGTATCATTACAGGTTGTCAATGATTCTGGATGGCCATGTTCATCATACCCTGATAATAAGACACAGTATGAGACATGGGTTAATATCATGCATATTGTCATGAATGCAATTGTTCAATATCGATGAATATCAACACAATAGAATGCTTAACATACTTACTTTGAGTAAAGTATGGTACAATGGTATCCAATTTGACATCGACTTGTGATGTTTTACTTTCTGGTACAGTTTCTTCTTTCTTCTGTAACCAACCATCTCCTATATGAGAAGAATTAGAGCCGAGTATTATCTACACAATAATTTGtgatattgtcatattttgacTACTGGCAAATTTGACACAATagtaaaatgtttcaaatctGCATTGAAGATTAAAATCAAAAAGGAAATCGAGGGCCTCCTATGCAAACAATCCATGAAgcattttcatatttcattttaattggtTTACAATGAAACGTTAAAAGCACTTCATATACAACTTACTCTGAATAAAGAAATCTTCTATCTCTTTAAAGTTGTTTTGTTCATAGGTGACTTGTAGTTGAGGCTGTACGTGTAGTTTGTCAGATTTCTCTCGCATCTCATCAGTTATTATTAATGTTTCTAACTCTTCAGCAAAAAGTCCCGAACGGCATTTGCCTTCAAACTTATACAGGTCCAAGAGACGTGAAAATGTCAGGTTCAGATGCAAGGATCCCATATTGGCATCTATGACATGTGCGAAGTTGTTTGAacaaatttgtttcaattttccGAGAAGATTGTCCACgcaaataatttcatttattctgTCTTTGAAAGTAGTGTTTATGTAATCCCAAGTGTCGGTAATAGTCCAAAACCCCACCAAATATGGCAAATCATTGTCAGTGATTTCCTGATGTTTTCCATCCGCAGAACACTGTTTCCCTTGTTTGTATTCCTCCAACTTCTGTTCGTAGGTACTTTGATTCAAGTTAATTCTGACACAGAGATCTGCAAGTAGATAAAAACACTTTTCTAAAAGACAACACAGCGAGACTGGTCTTCCAAGACAGTTACATAAACGATGTCACCATACGAATCTTTGTGTATCTAAATTTAAAAGTCTATGTTGTATCAAAAACTTGTAATATCAACATCTTTATTCAGAGTAATTCTTATTGTTTAAATTCTGGACACTAGCATTTGACGATTTGTTTAACTTTCGAAAATGGTTAATAGCCCAATATCATTGATTATTTGTTTTTTGGAAACTTGGGATTGCTCCTAAATAACTCGCAAAAATGTACAGTAGGCCTCTTCTAACTTAGATTCATTTCAGGTAGGTTGTGCAATGCAGGATTGATGAAAATGCCCTTTGAAGGACTAATGAATGCTGATCAAATAACATCGGCCTCACATTTGTTCCACTGTCATTACGTAtagattttttgtaatattttttcatttttattgtgAAAATTTACCTTTGATAGCACTATAACTATGATCACTCTGAACCTGGTTAGATGAGCTTATCTTTGGTTCAAAAACCGCTGCAAATCTACCATGGCTTTCATCTATATCTCTACTCGTTTGGAAGTCATTTCTGAGGACCTTTGCTTTGTTGTAGTAAGTCTTGATGTTACCAAGTATTTTTGGTATTCTCTTAGACCATTCGCTTTTAGAGTCGCCTACTAAACAATTGTCTTCGTGCATTGGGAAGTAGTTTGTGATATAAGTAGCAATGTGGGAATCTTCAGAAGCAAGGACAGGGATACCAACCGCAATTGCTTCAAGACCATCAAAACTGTATTCCATACACCACGTGGTGATTACACAAAGGTGGGATTGGTGAAGGTGCCTTTCGACAAGAGCTAATGAAAGACTGTCATACAGCGCGAGTCTGACGTTCTGCAGCTTATCAGTTACAGTACTTGTATCCACATGAGGTTGAAGGCCTTGGATTATCCACTTAGTTGGTGTCTTGAGAATTAGTTTATTAGTGTTAATAACTCCCCCAATTGCATCCGCAACAGATCCAACTCTCTCCACGTCTTCTTGTGAATCAAGGTTTCCGTAAGTAAAAATTACGTAAAGTGTTGGTGTGTCATTTATGTTCGACTCCCGTTTGAAAAAAGACTCATCCGGTCTTGGTAAGTATTCTTTGTGTGTCTTTGAATGCAGATGTTTATCACCTCTGTATTGATTCCTAAAATGTTCGTACATGTATGGGCCGATAGAAAACAGTATATCAGCTTCAACTGCCCAGTCAAACATTTCATCTTCAAAACTCTGTAAGTTTTTGGTTGATGACGATAGACAGTCACTTTCCGGGATGACATGATTGATCAGCACGAGGTCTGCATCTGGGAATAAAGAATCTCTGATCTCAGCGGCGGCATTAGCTGTCTTTGGAGCATATCCAACAACGAACTTTATATTTTGGAGCTCAGATAGGTGTGGATAGTAACTCTTGTGGTTTAGCAACCAAAGAATGCGGGGGCGGTCATCTCGTGGGTCAATGCGTTTGTTCCTTCTCGGTACGATCAGCTCAATATCTAACAATTGTTCAACTTCCAAAATACCTTTTTCTGTTATTTCTGGATCTATGATGGTGGAATACCTTTTAacatgtttgtgttttcttttcacGAATTCTTTCAAAAGATTTCGATGAAACCCTGACAGACCCCCCTCATCGATTTCCAGAGAGTCGAACACGAACAGAACACCTGTATCGTCTGTCGATTGGTAGGAATCAGACGCAAAGTAAGTAATGTTGAACAGGATTAGAAAGATACAGATGTAGATTTTCATGATGACCAAATGGTTATACTCCGAGGAATACCTGTAATTAAAAGGGTATTATTAATTACCAAATAAAATTAGATTTGATATTGTTTATGCACTATTCTCTGCGTGTCTTTCtcccttcctctgtctgtctgtctgtctgtctgtctgtctgtctgtctgtctgtctgtctgtctgtctctgtctctctctgtctgtctgtctctctctctggctctgtctgtctgtctgtctgtctgtctgtctgtctgtctctgtctctgtctctctctgtctgtctctctctctgggtctgtctgtctgtctgtctgtctgtctgtctgtctgtctctctctctctctctctctctctctctctctctctctctctctctctctctctctctctctctctctctctctctctctctctctctctctctctctctctctctctccaagcCGCTTCAAATCTCAAATATTAATTCCTACATATCAATGTTTTCTACATTATTGACATTCCATACACAATCCATCTGACATGGTAAAATCAATACTTTGTGCTGATAAGCAAAAACAAAAAGGCCATTTAGTTAATAAATGACCACTTACAACAACCCGATCATATATAGCAGACAATGTGGTTGTAAACTATTGACGACAACGCCTTTTAATGTAAGGTATGCGATTATAAACGTTACTGATGTCAGAGTTCACGATACTTGCAGTAACATTGTGTTTGTCCTAGTCATGTACTATCGAAGATTTCACCTTATTCTATCGAGAAATCTATTCGctcatattattatttttaaactttaaatctcttcttttttttcaaatacccATTGCATCCATAGTAAATCGGTCTTCTGATAAGCAAATTATGTTTTGATAGCATAAATAACATCAACAACGACTGAATATATAGTTTATGAAGAGGTGAACATTAGTTTGATAGCCTGAGGTTCAACCTAAATGATTATACCAGAACACGTTCTCCCTGGTTTGTGTTTAAATTCAAAAGAATGTATATGTGAATCGGTAAAGAATACAGGAAAGCACACCACATCTGTGGAAAGTCGATTATCACAAATATGATCACAAATAGACTGACCGTTTTATCATTGTTGGCACTCTGTACTAATCACTCGTTTAGTGAACTGTAACATGAGCGTCATCAACAACGACGAATATTCGTCTACACACACCAAATAAAACCTCTGGAAAACATTCTGTTTAGACgctcttttttatattttcatgatacaggtctatgtgggattcgaacccaggacctcctgactGCTAGTCCTGAGCTTGTAACCACTACATGCCATAGAGAGGCAGTGTTGAGTCGTATGTATGCATTTTGCCCGTCAGTACAATGTAGGCAAAATGGCGGCTACCCATTGACGCATTGCAAACTTCAAACGTCCATAACATTAGTTTTGAAAATACACCTAACTATAGCTGTTCAGTATTCCATTTTGACTTGCGAATTTATCACGTTTTCAATAAATAATATTAGGATATACGACAGCGATTGAAAATGTTGGCATGAATTTTATTAAACTATGCAGACAGAACTTCGTGGACAGGGCAAGAGTCCGAGTGTACGGGAAGCTGAGCAGCAAGCTGTCCCCAACTATAACCGTCACGTCACATAGCAACGTacaggttttaaaaaaaatagacaaactTCAAAATAATTACCTGATTTACAGCTCAGCGAGACATTAGGTTCACTAACAAAACTCAAGAAGGTCGAACGTGAATTTACGTCAGCCAGCAGGTGATAGGTATAGTCAAGAAGTTATAGGAGTCGTCTGACCTCATGTAACCCCACCCTTAAGATCTAAACAATGAATGTGTCACGTGATGGTGACCAGTATATATACAATGGTGATGGCGTAGCGATTGATCGTTCACAATAGTAACATGCTTGCCAAGTAATCTTAGCTTTGCACGGTAGTTAAATCTGATCAAGAGAAAACATTTTAATCATTGACATTGCCATGAATCAAGCCTTGtccgtttatttatatttagattGATATGCTTGGCTAAACACTCAAGAGCTTACAACCCAGGTGTGGTGCGGtattgtttccatagcaacacaGACAAGGAATGACTGTGGTTAggtaaattaaatgaaaactttATTCAGATACATAAAATGGTTAATTTAAATTATAGTTTGAAGGGTTACTTGTATGGTTTTGTCATTATCTATGGTCACGTGGACAGTTTGGTTGGAGCATAATACATTggatatatattacaatatacacAGACTGATTACGAGGGCAACATCATACGTCTGTTTACTCGAGTGACTGCGTGGTCAGCCCAACATAGACTGATTTCAGAGGACGGAGCACAGGGAGACGGTCTGTGTTGGGGTGACCCACAGGCCACAGGGCACTGACATTTGCTGTTACACGTGTAAGATCGATCAACATGTGTTTAACACACCACATCATTATCTGCATTATATGCCTGCCTAAAAATATACAGTGCATGCACACTTGCAGAGTGTCGTGGGGGACCTTCAAAAGGGTGTCCCTGAAAAAACACAGAAATCATACTTCTTTAACAATTAACGCTGTTATTTCCAAGTCCTTTTCTGAAAGAAGATTCACAAGCTTGTGTTCAGAATATTGCAAGAATCGTTTCTACACTAGAGACTTCTAAGCTGTAGCCGGTAACGACAGGTTCATCTTCTGTCTATTGTGAAAGATATCTACACATGCGCATTTCACATCACGATTCATTAGCATCTGTGATGATGCCCATACAGGCATCATTTCGAAAATTGTTGACCGATGACATCATTATAGTTAATGCTCAATACCACGCGACTGTACATTATCAACTTACTTCGTGGGAAACATTGTTAGGTGTACACCTACTCCATTTCCCATcttgtgatttgtcaatacacagtcacgtGGTGTGATCATTGTTACGTTATTCACCTCAAATGAGGTCACCGGTCAACAATGTCTAAATAATTCCTATCTAATCAGACACATTACACCATTTGCAAATGCATACAAGTTTTCGCATTGAACGAATATGGATTAGCAGCCTGATGAAGAAGTAGATCATTTGGTAGAACTTCAcgatttttcacaattttatgaAGAGACAAACTTGCCACCCTTTTCTTAGAAAATGACTCGCAAAGAAGAAATTCGGTTAATATAAAAGTAGTATGTGTTATATATTCCTGTATTGTTTGGGGAATAACCTTCACTGTTATCGTATGGTACTTCTTTGGAGCAATCTGAGTGtgcatgtattgtatatttccTTGGGCTTGGGCCTTTGGGAAACAGTCGGTATTTGGATGGCCCACAATACCTTGAGCAAACAGGCGTGCGATATTGACTAGGCTATCTGTCAATATGTTTATACTATTCATCATGAGAACACACGAATGAAGTGACTGTCGCtatctgatttttttaatttatttttcatgattCTTTAATTTCATTcgaaaataatgataaatctACAAGCCAGATTGTTAACTCAATCAATAATATTTCTGACTCGGtatcaaaatgtacaatcacgattgattgattgattggttggttggttggttggttggttggcttgTCATGTTTCTTTTGGTAAACTAACCTACACTTTAATATAAAGTGTGAAAAGCAGTCACATCCCGAGGACAAGGTTTTCAGGCATAGCTGTACCAGCCCTATACAGCCAGAGTGGCTGTTAAAGGTGTGTGTAAACTAGCTATGTAACATATCTGGTCAGCATATGGCTGTGGCATATTAGATAGGTGTGTATTACACTGGATGCTAACATCTATGTACCATGGATTTGGGCAATAGCA
This is a stretch of genomic DNA from Glandiceps talaboti chromosome 9, keGlaTala1.1, whole genome shotgun sequence. It encodes these proteins:
- the LOC144440318 gene encoding uncharacterized protein LOC144440318, translated to MYVMNLMFVIVVMVTLQPSIKTGNVILLLEVDTNKRFRPSHKRKLLQLLNAKLRKRHRTHSCDILELSVEVTEQLKKILRARQEVLFLFGIQRYVLFKVGDVKLNISGLMRNIKVHGRKIHCKRFINTRNNSLLCRSLPLSRKNTDLSTIYLNWFGVGQMCSHGPLQVAISSLSTHKQLVLQQKKQISKYIKQICDKATIETNQNQQINSLKIQLKTKEKKIGHLQNQLKTQQHTVKTEPTDLPDNKQPLDIPTSGEVTVRKEGLGLSLKWLVEKETGRGDAQFSFPHGVTWTSTGHLVVADTVTNQLIVLNSTYECISKIRFDNRFANPFCPLNVSVSNDNRYFITDKTNNQIIIYDVNSKRVRLIVEHQSIIPSGIYVTFDSVYVTTYDYSDKLIKYSLDCDFKLSSGYKVNKVLCFKNNECVYVAVNSKNQVLVSDHVNSCINVYNSDLNFQFSFNSAGKGQMNGPTGLDVDRRDNVYVCDYNNARIVKFSSDLNYYTCIDIDDEAIPENISVSKDTWPPKLAISDSENKCIWVLSQSEESY